A single window of Flavobacterium aestivum DNA harbors:
- a CDS encoding GNAT family N-acetyltransferase — MITIVAATAKDYQTIRDIAHETWPVAYGEILSKEQLDYMLGAFYNDEALNDSVINKGNHFVLAKEGDLTLGFASYEHNYKEKHQTKIHKIYVLTNTQGKGIGKKLIDFVENVAIENHSTALTLNVNRFNKALHFYQKLGFGIVGEVDIELDHGYLMEDYILEKKI, encoded by the coding sequence ATGATTACAATAGTTGCTGCTACTGCAAAAGATTATCAAACAATTCGAGATATTGCACATGAAACCTGGCCTGTTGCTTATGGAGAAATCCTTTCAAAAGAACAATTAGATTATATGTTGGGAGCTTTTTATAATGACGAAGCCCTAAATGACAGTGTTATTAATAAGGGGAATCATTTTGTATTAGCCAAGGAAGGTGATCTTACTTTGGGTTTTGCTTCCTACGAGCATAATTACAAAGAAAAGCATCAAACCAAAATTCATAAAATTTATGTTTTAACAAACACACAGGGTAAAGGAATTGGAAAGAAATTAATTGATTTTGTAGAGAATGTAGCTATAGAAAACCATTCTACAGCACTTACTTTAAATGTAAATAGATTCAATAAAGCATTGCATTTCTATCAAAAATTAGGTTTCGGGATTGTTGGTGAAGTCGATATAGAATTAGATCATGGTTACCTGATGGAAGATTATATTCTGGAGAAAAAAATCTAA
- a CDS encoding tRNA-(ms[2]io[6]A)-hydroxylase, with translation MGVLRLQLPTDPRWVNIVEKNIEEILTDHAWCEQKAATNAITIITNNSEHQDLVKDLLALAKEEIDHFEQVHNIIIKRGLKLGRERKDDYVNELYLYMKKSGNGSRVSGLVERLLFSAMIEARSCERFKVLSENIQDEELAKFYRDLMESEAGHYTTFITYARKYGVGIDVEKRWREWLEFEESIITNYGKGETIHG, from the coding sequence ATGGGAGTATTACGATTACAATTGCCAACTGATCCTAGATGGGTAAATATTGTTGAAAAAAACATCGAAGAAATTCTTACTGATCACGCTTGGTGCGAACAAAAAGCAGCTACCAACGCTATTACAATAATCACTAATAATTCAGAGCATCAGGATTTAGTAAAGGATTTATTGGCTTTGGCCAAAGAAGAAATCGATCATTTTGAACAAGTACATAATATTATCATCAAACGTGGTTTAAAGCTAGGTCGTGAACGCAAAGACGATTATGTAAATGAATTGTATTTGTACATGAAAAAAAGCGGTAACGGAAGCCGTGTTTCAGGTTTGGTAGAACGATTGTTGTTTTCAGCTATGATTGAAGCCAGAAGCTGTGAGCGTTTCAAAGTACTTTCCGAAAATATTCAAGATGAGGAGTTGGCTAAATTTTACCGTGACTTGATGGAAAGTGAGGCAGGACATTATACTACTTTTATCACTTATGCCCGAAAATATGGTGTTGGGATAGATGTAGAAAAACGTTGGAGAGAATGGCTTGAATTCGAAGAGTCAATTATTACCAATTACGGGAAAGGTGAGACAATTCATGGGTAA
- the glyA gene encoding serine hydroxymethyltransferase has translation MQRDEQIFDLIIEEQDRQIHGLELIASENFVSDEVMEAAGSVLTNKYAEGYPGKRYYGGCEVVDVVEQIAIDRAKELFGAAYANVQPHSGSQANTAVFFTCLKPGDKILGFDLSHGGHLTHGSPVNFSGRLYNPVFYGVDQETGLLNYDKIQEIATREQPKLIIAGASAYSRDMDFERFRVIADSVGAILMADISHPAGLIAKGLMNDPIPHCHIVTTTTHKTLRGPRGGLILMGKDFENPWGLTTPKGEIRMMSTLLDLAVFPGNQGGPLMHIIAAKAVAFGEALQDEFFTYAMQLQKNAKAMAAAFVKRGYNIISGGTDNHMMLIDLRNKGISGKEAENALVKAEITVNKNMVPFDDKSPFVTSGIRIGTPAITTRGLVEEDMETIVAMIDKVLTNHTNEDIIEEVANEVNEMMSERAIFVY, from the coding sequence ATGCAACGCGACGAACAAATTTTTGACCTCATTATTGAGGAACAAGACAGACAAATACACGGATTAGAACTTATCGCTTCTGAAAACTTTGTAAGTGACGAAGTAATGGAGGCAGCCGGGTCTGTTTTAACTAATAAATATGCCGAGGGATACCCAGGCAAAAGATACTACGGAGGTTGTGAAGTAGTAGATGTAGTAGAACAAATTGCTATAGATAGAGCTAAAGAATTATTTGGTGCTGCTTACGCGAATGTACAGCCTCACTCTGGTTCACAAGCTAATACAGCAGTATTTTTTACATGTTTGAAACCAGGAGATAAAATCTTAGGTTTTGATTTATCACACGGAGGACACTTAACTCATGGTTCACCAGTAAACTTTTCTGGACGTTTATACAATCCGGTTTTTTATGGTGTAGATCAAGAAACAGGTCTTTTGAACTATGATAAAATTCAAGAAATTGCTACTAGAGAGCAGCCAAAATTAATCATCGCAGGAGCTTCGGCTTATTCACGTGATATGGATTTTGAGCGTTTTAGAGTAATTGCTGATAGTGTAGGAGCTATATTAATGGCTGATATTTCTCACCCTGCTGGTTTAATTGCCAAAGGATTGATGAATGATCCAATTCCTCATTGTCATATTGTAACAACTACAACTCACAAAACATTACGTGGACCTCGTGGAGGTTTGATCTTAATGGGTAAAGATTTTGAAAATCCTTGGGGATTAACTACACCAAAAGGAGAAATCAGAATGATGTCAACATTATTAGATCTTGCTGTTTTCCCAGGAAATCAAGGTGGACCATTAATGCACATTATTGCTGCTAAAGCGGTAGCTTTTGGTGAGGCATTACAAGATGAGTTCTTTACATATGCTATGCAATTACAAAAAAATGCTAAGGCAATGGCAGCAGCTTTTGTAAAAAGAGGATATAACATTATTTCTGGAGGAACTGACAATCATATGATGTTAATTGACCTTAGAAATAAAGGAATTTCAGGTAAAGAGGCAGAAAATGCTTTGGTAAAAGCTGAAATCACTGTAAATAAAAACATGGTTCCATTTGATGATAAATCTCCATTTGTAACTTCAGGTATTCGTATCGGAACTCCGGCAATTACCACTCGTGGTCTTGTTGAAGAAGATATGGAAACAATTGTTGCTATGATTGATAAGGTTTTAACAAATCATACTAACGAAGATATCATTGAAGAAGTAGCCAATGAAGTAAACGAAATGATGAGCGAAAGAGCAATCTTTGTTTATTAA
- the fahA gene encoding fumarylacetoacetase → MPITANDPSRKSWLEVLPDSDFPIQNIPFGVFLTKENIVTVGTRIGDSAIDLGALQQLNYFEGIELTDDMFMQDTLNDFISDGQKTWRLVRNRIADIFDEVNPELRDNPKHRDIVIFKMEDVEMQLPVLIGDYTDFYSSKEHATNVGKMFRDPENALLPNWLHIPVGYHGRSSTIIPSGIPVHRPMGQTLPNGENTPVFGPSRSVDFELETAFITTDVNIMGENIPIGETEAYIFGMVLLNDWSARDIQKWEYVPLGPFLAKNFGSTISPWIVTLDALEPFRTKGPKQEPVPFPYLQQKGKHSFDINLEVAIAPENAEPTVVSRTNFKYMYWTMSQQLTHHTSNGCRVNSGDMMGSGTISGPTPDSYGSMLELTWGGKNPIQLSDGTERKFINDGDTVIIKGYSQNGQVRIGFGEASSKLLPPFIKQ, encoded by the coding sequence ATGCCAATAACAGCCAACGATCCCAGTAGAAAGTCATGGTTAGAAGTGCTGCCTGACAGCGACTTCCCCATTCAGAATATTCCTTTTGGAGTTTTTCTTACCAAAGAAAATATCGTCACAGTAGGTACTAGAATTGGAGATTCTGCAATCGATTTAGGAGCATTACAGCAATTAAACTATTTTGAGGGCATCGAATTGACTGACGATATGTTCATGCAGGATACTTTGAACGATTTTATATCCGATGGTCAAAAAACATGGCGATTGGTACGAAATAGAATAGCCGATATTTTTGATGAAGTTAATCCCGAATTAAGAGACAATCCCAAACATAGAGATATAGTAATTTTTAAAATGGAAGATGTAGAAATGCAACTTCCTGTATTAATAGGCGATTATACCGATTTCTATTCCAGTAAAGAACACGCAACTAACGTAGGTAAAATGTTCCGCGACCCGGAAAACGCATTATTACCAAACTGGTTACACATTCCGGTTGGCTACCACGGAAGAAGCTCTACTATTATTCCTTCTGGAATTCCCGTACACAGACCTATGGGACAAACCTTACCAAATGGAGAAAACACTCCTGTATTTGGTCCTTCAAGATCTGTAGATTTTGAACTGGAAACAGCATTTATCACAACAGATGTCAATATTATGGGAGAAAACATTCCTATTGGCGAAACCGAAGCTTATATTTTTGGAATGGTCTTGCTAAACGACTGGAGTGCCCGTGACATTCAAAAATGGGAATATGTACCACTAGGCCCGTTTTTGGCAAAAAACTTTGGTTCAACAATTTCTCCTTGGATAGTTACTCTTGATGCTTTAGAACCTTTTAGAACCAAAGGGCCAAAACAAGAACCAGTACCTTTCCCATACTTACAACAAAAAGGAAAACACTCATTCGATATTAATCTTGAAGTAGCAATTGCTCCAGAAAATGCTGAACCAACTGTTGTTTCCAGAACTAATTTCAAATACATGTACTGGACAATGAGCCAACAACTGACTCACCATACATCAAACGGCTGTCGTGTAAACTCAGGAGACATGATGGGTTCCGGAACAATTTCCGGTCCTACTCCAGACAGCTACGGATCTATGCTGGAATTGACTTGGGGAGGAAAAAATCCTATACAATTAAGTGACGGTACCGAACGTAAATTCATAAATGATGGAGACACTGTAATCATCAAAGGATATAGCCAAAACGGACAAGTTCGTATTGGTTTTGGAGAAGCGTCAAGTAAATTGCTTCCTCCTTTTATAAAACAATAA
- a CDS encoding GNAT family N-acetyltransferase, translated as MNISIVVTQEEHYKYAQEICDTIESSALLRGTGIAKRTPEYIQEKMKKGDAVIALNNGIFAGFCYIESWQHGQFVAHSGLIVHPDYRNLGLAKQIKSFVFDYSLQKYPEAKVFGITTGLAVMKINSDLGYKPVPFSELTTDPSFWKGCQTCTNYEILKSKENKLCLCTGMLFDPKEKPKDPPKHPFNVKILNRLKAIKQALFLKKEEK; from the coding sequence ATGAATATTTCTATTGTAGTAACTCAGGAAGAACATTATAAGTATGCGCAAGAAATATGCGATACGATAGAATCATCTGCCCTATTGAGAGGTACTGGAATTGCTAAAAGAACACCAGAATACATCCAGGAAAAGATGAAAAAAGGAGATGCTGTAATTGCCCTTAATAACGGAATTTTTGCTGGTTTTTGTTATATCGAAAGTTGGCAACACGGTCAGTTTGTGGCACACTCTGGTTTAATCGTACATCCGGATTATAGAAATTTAGGATTAGCGAAACAAATAAAATCTTTTGTATTTGACTATTCGTTGCAAAAATATCCTGAGGCTAAAGTATTCGGAATCACTACAGGCCTTGCGGTAATGAAAATCAATTCGGATTTAGGATACAAACCAGTTCCGTTTTCGGAATTGACTACAGATCCTAGTTTTTGGAAAGGATGTCAAACCTGTACCAACTATGAAATCTTAAAAAGCAAAGAAAATAAATTGTGTTTGTGTACAGGTATGCTTTTTGATCCAAAAGAAAAACCAAAAGATCCACCCAAACATCCATTTAACGTAAAAATCCTAAACAGATTGAAAGCCATAAAACAAGCACTGTTTTTGAAAAAAGAAGAAAAATAA
- a CDS encoding argininosuccinate synthase gives MKKVVLAYSGGLDTSYCLKYLKNEKGYEVHTVLINTGGFDDAELKAIEDRAYELGSAKHANLTILDKYYDKAIKYLIYGNVLKNNTYPLSVSAERVFQAIEAIKYAKSVGAQAIAHGSTGAGNDQIRFDLIFQTIAPEIEIITPIRDLKLSRQEEVAYLQANGVEYSWEKAQYSINKGLWGTSVGGKETLTSGQPLPSEAYPSQLQKEGEEKVTLEFLKGELVAVNGKADKPSNNIVVLEKLASAYAIGRDIHVGDTIIGIKGRVGFEAAAPLIIIKAHHLLEKHTLGKWQQYWKEQLGNWYGMLFHEGQFLDPVMRNIETFLEDTQKTVNGIVTVSLKPYHFSLDGIESKNDLMNTAFGQYGEMNNAWTSEDAKGFIKILGNAQNIFSSVNQESYD, from the coding sequence ATGAAAAAAGTAGTATTAGCATATAGCGGAGGATTGGACACATCATATTGTCTTAAATATTTAAAAAATGAAAAAGGATATGAAGTTCATACCGTATTAATCAACACTGGTGGTTTTGACGATGCCGAACTAAAAGCAATCGAAGACAGAGCTTATGAGCTAGGAAGTGCCAAACATGCCAATCTAACTATCCTTGATAAATATTATGATAAAGCAATTAAATATCTGATTTACGGAAACGTATTAAAAAACAATACCTATCCTCTATCTGTAAGCGCTGAACGTGTTTTTCAGGCAATCGAAGCTATAAAATACGCTAAATCTGTTGGTGCCCAAGCAATTGCTCACGGAAGTACTGGTGCAGGAAATGATCAAATCCGTTTTGATTTAATTTTCCAAACCATCGCTCCGGAAATAGAAATCATCACCCCTATCAGAGACTTAAAACTTTCAAGACAAGAAGAAGTTGCGTATTTACAAGCAAATGGCGTAGAATACTCTTGGGAAAAAGCACAATACTCCATTAACAAAGGATTATGGGGAACAAGTGTTGGAGGAAAAGAAACTTTGACTTCCGGACAACCTCTACCTAGTGAAGCGTATCCTTCGCAATTGCAAAAAGAAGGTGAAGAAAAAGTAACATTAGAATTCCTTAAAGGTGAATTGGTAGCCGTAAACGGAAAAGCCGACAAACCTTCAAACAATATTGTGGTTTTAGAAAAATTAGCCAGTGCCTATGCCATCGGAAGAGATATTCACGTGGGTGACACAATTATCGGAATCAAAGGAAGAGTTGGTTTTGAGGCCGCTGCTCCTTTAATCATCATTAAAGCACATCATTTATTAGAGAAACACACTCTAGGAAAATGGCAACAATACTGGAAAGAGCAACTAGGAAACTGGTACGGAATGTTATTCCACGAAGGTCAGTTCTTAGATCCGGTAATGCGTAACATAGAAACATTCTTAGAAGACACCCAAAAAACCGTGAACGGAATCGTAACTGTTTCTTTGAAACCATACCACTTTTCATTAGACGGAATTGAATCCAAAAACGACTTGATGAACACAGCTTTTGGACAATACGGAGAAATGAACAACGCTTGGACATCAGAAGATGCTAAAGGATTCATCAAAATTTTAGGGAATGCCCAAAACATATTTTCATCCGTAAATCAAGAAAGCTATGATTAA
- the argC gene encoding N-acetyl-gamma-glutamyl-phosphate reductase, which translates to MINVGIIGGSGYTAGELIRILMFHPNAKLDFVYSTTNAGKPLSVAHHDLLGDIEMNFTDTVNPNVNVVFLCLGHGKSKSFLTENQFASHTKIIDLGNDFRLNKDEVFEGKKFIYGLPELNKVAIKNAQFIANPGCFATAIQLALLPLAEAKLLKDDVHINATTGSTGAGVSLSETSHFSWRNNNMSHYKAFDHQHLGEISESLHQLQTDYKNELLFIPNRGDFPRGIFATLYTTCNESLEDIVAKYEAFYKNQPFVTITTAGINMKQVVQTNKCIISLIKKGNRILITSVIDNLVKGASGQAIQNMNLMFGLEETTGLHLKPSGF; encoded by the coding sequence ATGATTAATGTTGGAATAATAGGCGGATCGGGCTATACGGCGGGAGAACTCATCAGAATATTGATGTTTCATCCCAATGCCAAACTCGATTTTGTTTACAGCACCACCAATGCCGGAAAACCGCTTTCGGTAGCGCATCACGATTTGTTGGGCGATATCGAAATGAATTTTACTGACACGGTAAACCCTAACGTAAATGTGGTTTTCCTGTGCTTAGGACATGGAAAATCGAAATCATTTTTGACAGAAAATCAATTTGCGAGCCATACCAAAATCATCGATTTAGGAAATGATTTCAGATTAAACAAAGACGAAGTTTTTGAAGGTAAAAAATTCATTTATGGCTTACCGGAATTGAATAAAGTGGCTATTAAAAACGCTCAGTTCATAGCCAATCCAGGATGTTTTGCTACCGCAATTCAATTGGCTTTATTGCCATTGGCAGAAGCCAAATTATTGAAAGATGATGTACACATCAATGCAACAACCGGAAGCACAGGAGCTGGAGTAAGCCTTTCGGAAACATCACATTTTAGTTGGAGAAACAACAACATGTCGCATTACAAGGCATTTGATCACCAGCATTTGGGTGAAATTTCAGAAAGTTTACACCAATTACAGACTGATTACAAAAACGAATTGCTTTTCATTCCGAACAGAGGAGATTTTCCAAGAGGAATTTTTGCCACATTATACACCACTTGCAACGAAAGCTTGGAAGATATTGTAGCCAAATACGAAGCATTCTATAAAAACCAGCCTTTTGTAACCATTACTACAGCTGGTATCAACATGAAACAAGTGGTTCAAACGAATAAATGCATCATTAGTTTAATAAAAAAAGGGAACCGGATCTTGATCACCTCGGTGATCGATAACTTAGTCAAAGGAGCCTCGGGTCAAGCCATCCAAAACATGAATTTAATGTTTGGACTGGAAGAAACCACAGGATTGCATTTGAAACCAAGCGGATTCTAA
- a CDS encoding aspartate aminotransferase family protein, with amino-acid sequence MNLFDVYPLYDITPVKALDCTITDKNGVEYLDLYSGHGVISIGHTQPDYVAKLKNQLDNLGFYSNAIQNPLQVELAEKLGKLSGCEEYSLFLCSSGAEANENALKLASFHNGKSRVIAFDNSFHGRTSAAVAVTDNKKIVAPINAQQVVTFLPLNNLDLVEAELKKGDVTAVIIEGIQGVGGLDEGTSEFFQGLEKLCKQYEVVLILDEVQSGYGRSGKFFAFQHHNIKPDIITLAKGMGNGFPIGGILIAPKFTASHGLLGTTFGGSHLSCAAGIAVLDVIEKQKLIDNVNDVYAYFLEAIKQVPEVVKVKGKGLMLGVEFDFEIGALRKKLIVEKLIFTGSANNKNLLRILPPLTIKKEAIDAFIVALKESLAELKA; translated from the coding sequence ATGAACTTATTTGACGTTTACCCGTTATACGACATCACTCCTGTAAAAGCATTGGATTGCACCATTACAGATAAAAACGGAGTGGAATATTTAGATTTATACAGTGGTCACGGAGTAATCTCCATAGGACACACACAGCCTGATTATGTAGCCAAATTGAAAAACCAATTAGATAATCTCGGGTTTTATTCAAATGCCATACAAAATCCATTACAGGTGGAATTGGCTGAGAAATTAGGAAAGCTTTCAGGATGCGAGGAATACAGCTTATTCTTATGCAGTTCCGGAGCCGAAGCTAATGAAAATGCATTGAAACTGGCCTCTTTCCACAACGGAAAATCAAGAGTGATTGCTTTTGACAACTCATTCCACGGAAGAACATCGGCAGCTGTTGCCGTAACAGACAACAAAAAAATTGTCGCTCCAATCAATGCACAGCAAGTCGTTACTTTCTTGCCTTTGAACAACCTTGATTTGGTAGAAGCCGAATTAAAGAAAGGAGATGTTACTGCGGTAATTATTGAAGGAATTCAAGGTGTTGGAGGATTGGATGAAGGAACATCTGAATTTTTTCAAGGATTAGAGAAACTTTGTAAACAATACGAAGTGGTTTTGATTTTGGATGAAGTACAATCCGGATACGGAAGAAGCGGAAAGTTTTTCGCCTTTCAACACCACAATATCAAACCAGATATTATTACGCTTGCCAAAGGAATGGGGAACGGTTTCCCTATTGGCGGAATTTTAATTGCTCCAAAATTCACCGCTAGCCACGGATTGCTAGGAACAACCTTTGGAGGTAGTCACCTTTCCTGTGCCGCTGGAATTGCTGTTTTGGATGTAATCGAAAAGCAAAAACTAATTGATAACGTAAATGACGTTTATGCATATTTCCTTGAAGCTATCAAACAAGTTCCTGAAGTAGTCAAAGTAAAAGGAAAAGGATTGATGCTGGGTGTAGAATTTGATTTTGAAATAGGTGCTTTACGCAAAAAACTAATTGTAGAAAAATTGATTTTCACAGGAAGTGCCAACAACAAGAATCTATTGAGAATCCTTCCACCTTTGACAATCAAAAAGGAAGCCATCGATGCATTCATAGTTGCCTTGAAAGAAAGCTTAGCTGAATTGAAAGCTTAG
- a CDS encoding glutamate-5-semialdehyde dehydrogenase, giving the protein MSHLLPIQKRNAVLNRMADLLEQERTNIKKTNQEDLENYKGDDLAMEKRLLVDDAKIDGMILSLRQLFAQEDPVGQQRFHFVHDNGIKITNKTAAFGTILIIYESRPDVTVEAGGIAFKSGNKILLKGGKESLRSNLKIVSLWHQALADNDVNTNWVDYLNYDRNETQAFLEKPTQKVDLIVPRGGENLIAFVKKHATCPVIVSGRGNNFVYVDKEADLDQALSVIINGKTSNISVCNALDKVLIDTNLPDWEAFAKKVVTELQQRNVTVLGDETVSRTVNVPQIESDLVWYEEFLDYKIVIGTINSNTEAIEKINKYCGGHSASIITKNDAVAQEFMENVDAAAVYQNASTRFTDGGQFGLGGELAISTDKLHQRGPIGLQHLVTNKWYVYGDGQIR; this is encoded by the coding sequence ATGAGCCATTTATTACCCATACAAAAAAGAAATGCAGTTCTGAATCGAATGGCAGATTTGCTCGAACAAGAAAGAACCAACATCAAAAAAACCAATCAGGAAGACCTTGAAAACTACAAAGGCGATGATTTGGCGATGGAGAAACGCTTGCTTGTAGACGATGCTAAAATTGACGGGATGATACTTTCATTACGCCAATTGTTTGCCCAAGAAGACCCCGTAGGTCAGCAACGCTTTCATTTTGTACACGATAATGGCATCAAGATAACCAACAAAACTGCAGCTTTCGGAACGATATTAATCATTTACGAATCAAGACCAGACGTAACAGTTGAAGCAGGTGGTATCGCTTTCAAATCGGGGAATAAAATCCTTTTGAAAGGTGGTAAAGAATCCCTTCGCTCCAACTTAAAAATTGTAAGCCTTTGGCACCAAGCTTTAGCCGACAATGATGTGAACACTAATTGGGTGGATTATCTAAATTACGACAGAAACGAAACTCAAGCTTTTCTTGAAAAACCAACACAAAAAGTAGATTTAATAGTTCCTCGTGGTGGCGAAAATCTAATTGCATTTGTCAAAAAACACGCTACTTGCCCTGTAATTGTCAGCGGTCGTGGCAATAATTTTGTGTATGTCGACAAGGAAGCCGATTTAGATCAAGCCCTTTCTGTTATTATCAATGGTAAAACATCTAATATATCGGTTTGTAATGCTTTGGACAAAGTTCTTATCGACACGAATTTACCGGATTGGGAGGCTTTCGCCAAAAAAGTAGTTACTGAATTACAACAAAGAAACGTAACAGTTTTGGGAGATGAAACCGTTTCAAGAACAGTAAACGTTCCCCAAATAGAATCGGATTTGGTTTGGTACGAAGAGTTTTTAGATTATAAAATCGTAATCGGAACCATTAATTCTAATACAGAAGCGATTGAAAAAATAAACAAATATTGTGGCGGGCATTCGGCTTCCATAATTACAAAAAATGATGCTGTTGCCCAAGAATTTATGGAAAACGTAGATGCGGCAGCCGTGTATCAAAATGCCTCTACCCGATTCACAGATGGTGGTCAATTTGGTTTAGGAGGAGAATTAGCAATCAGCACCGACAAACTACACCAACGCGGCCCAATAGGATTACAACATTTGGTAACCAATAAATGGTATGTATACGGTGATGGACAAATCAGGTAA
- the proB gene encoding glutamate 5-kinase, whose amino-acid sequence MTKKRILLKLGSNTLTKETNHISRGKIEDIGMQIASLQDKYEFIIVSSGAIAAAKQFVKLENQDEDVFVKQALASIGQPHLMRIYHENFSDLGLLTSQCLLSYSDFEKQQSKVNIVNTINVLVKNSYIPIINENDTVATDEIKFGDNDKLAALTAVLLNVDILIIATNTNGIYTKSSINDEVPETIELVTDLSLLQKEIGDKKSSHGTGGMQSKIDSSAIAKEANIETWIVNGLEDNFMLKALSNEIAFTKIL is encoded by the coding sequence ATGACAAAAAAAAGAATATTACTAAAGCTAGGCAGTAACACCTTAACTAAAGAAACCAATCATATTTCCAGAGGAAAGATTGAGGATATTGGGATGCAAATTGCCTCTTTGCAGGACAAATATGAGTTTATCATTGTTAGCTCAGGAGCGATTGCTGCGGCCAAACAATTTGTAAAACTGGAAAATCAAGACGAAGATGTTTTTGTAAAACAAGCTTTGGCATCAATTGGTCAACCCCATTTGATGCGGATTTACCATGAGAACTTTAGTGATTTAGGCCTACTTACTTCACAGTGTTTGTTGTCATATTCTGATTTTGAAAAACAACAATCCAAAGTCAATATTGTAAATACCATCAATGTATTGGTCAAAAATAGTTATATCCCGATCATCAATGAAAACGACACTGTGGCTACAGATGAGATTAAATTTGGTGATAACGATAAATTGGCGGCATTGACAGCTGTACTATTAAACGTTGATATTTTGATAATTGCCACCAATACCAATGGTATTTACACCAAATCATCAATTAACGATGAAGTGCCGGAAACGATAGAATTAGTGACTGATTTATCGCTGTTGCAAAAAGAAATTGGGGACAAAAAATCATCACACGGAACCGGTGGCATGCAATCCAAAATTGATTCATCAGCCATCGCCAAAGAAGCGAACATCGAAACCTGGATTGTAAACGGACTCGAAGATAATTTTATGCTGAAAGCTTTGAGTAATGAAATTGCTTTTACAAAGATTTTATAA
- a CDS encoding GxxExxY protein — protein sequence MGLLHQELTDVIIKTFYEVYNELGYGFLEKVYQNSLYLELKNKGYKVEAQKRISVYYKGTEVGEYFADLIVENTIILELKAADCIIKDFENQILNYLRATDCEVGLLLNFGKKPEFKRKIYENNRKTRKQKTV from the coding sequence ATGGGATTATTACACCAAGAATTAACAGATGTTATTATCAAAACCTTTTATGAAGTTTATAATGAATTAGGTTATGGATTTTTAGAAAAAGTGTATCAAAATTCCCTGTATTTAGAATTAAAAAATAAAGGTTATAAAGTTGAAGCTCAAAAGAGAATTAGCGTTTACTATAAAGGAACCGAAGTTGGCGAATACTTTGCTGACTTAATAGTCGAGAATACTATCATACTCGAACTAAAAGCAGCCGATTGTATTATAAAGGATTTTGAAAACCAAATTTTAAATTATTTAAGAGCAACAGATTGTGAAGTAGGATTGCTTTTAAACTTTGGAAAAAAACCTGAATTTAAAAGAAAAATATATGAAAACAACCGTAAAACAAGAAAACAAAAAACTGTTTAA